In a single window of the Pedococcus dokdonensis genome:
- a CDS encoding HEAT repeat domain-containing protein, which yields MSARGILWASSALVLLTCVALVLVIVSTKVTRTLRDRRTHALVAPHRPALLAVASGEDDDGSARDALIAVDGPARDALDDVVVELLEKVRGAPAEELAAVLLAHGAVDRAPHDLVHRSTIRRARAAHVLGLCRVGAALPLVVEALKDPAPEVRVAATRALGRLGQPSAAPPLLAAVGADRVVPAGPAADALEGMGVGIADALRDGLLAVSPTTRTVAAYLSGEGSFTRSIDVLRLSLATDEDTTVRAAAAVALGRMGRPADVAVLLQGTDPDEPSSLRRACAEALADLGDPGAVEGLQGLLADPDPRLAEIAATSLLRLGPVGRAALDQAPANASTETARALARLQGHPA from the coding sequence GTGAGCGCGCGCGGCATCCTGTGGGCCTCCTCGGCCCTGGTCCTGCTCACGTGCGTCGCCCTCGTCCTGGTGATCGTCTCCACCAAGGTGACGCGCACCCTGCGCGACCGGCGGACTCATGCGCTCGTCGCGCCGCACCGCCCAGCGCTGCTCGCCGTCGCGTCGGGGGAGGACGACGACGGCAGCGCCCGCGATGCCCTCATCGCCGTGGACGGACCGGCTCGTGACGCGCTCGACGACGTGGTCGTCGAGCTGCTGGAGAAGGTCCGGGGGGCGCCGGCCGAGGAGCTGGCCGCGGTCCTGCTCGCCCACGGCGCGGTCGACCGGGCACCGCACGACCTGGTGCACCGCAGCACCATCCGCCGTGCCCGGGCCGCCCACGTGCTGGGGCTGTGCCGCGTCGGCGCGGCCCTCCCGCTGGTCGTCGAGGCGCTGAAGGACCCCGCTCCCGAGGTGCGGGTCGCGGCCACCCGGGCGCTCGGGCGGCTGGGTCAGCCGAGCGCGGCACCGCCCCTGCTGGCCGCGGTCGGAGCGGACCGGGTGGTCCCCGCGGGCCCGGCCGCGGACGCGCTGGAGGGGATGGGAGTCGGCATCGCCGACGCGCTGCGCGACGGACTGCTGGCGGTCAGCCCCACGACCCGCACGGTCGCGGCATACCTCAGCGGTGAGGGCAGCTTCACCCGCTCGATCGACGTGCTCCGGCTCTCACTCGCCACCGACGAGGACACGACGGTCCGCGCCGCAGCGGCCGTGGCGCTGGGTCGGATGGGCCGCCCCGCCGACGTCGCCGTCCTCCTGCAGGGGACGGACCCCGATGAGCCCAGCTCGCTGCGCCGTGCGTGTGCCGAGGCGCTCGCCGACCTCGGCGACCCCGGTGCCGTCGAAGGGCTGCAGGGGCTGCTCGCCGACCCCGACCCGAGGCTCGCCGAGATCGCCGCGACGTCGCTGCTGCGCCTCGGCCCGGTAGGCCGCGCGGCCCTCGACCAGGCGCCGGCCAACGCGAGCACGGAGACGGCCAGGGCCCTGGCCCGGCTGCAAGGGCACCCCGCATGA
- a CDS encoding response regulator transcription factor, which translates to MTTGEGIRVLVADDDPDIRDLVEFKLSQAGYAVQAVGDGLSAWEAFQAEPPALVILDVMMPGLSGIDVLRKIRESGDASVPVLLLSAKSRDSDVDTGFAVGADDYVIKPFSPRELLHRVNGILARVR; encoded by the coding sequence GTGACCACCGGTGAGGGAATCCGAGTGCTCGTCGCCGACGACGACCCGGACATCCGCGACCTCGTCGAGTTCAAGCTCTCCCAGGCTGGCTACGCCGTGCAGGCCGTCGGCGACGGGCTGAGTGCCTGGGAGGCGTTCCAGGCGGAACCCCCGGCACTGGTGATCCTCGACGTCATGATGCCGGGACTCTCCGGCATCGACGTTCTGCGCAAGATCCGCGAGAGCGGGGACGCCTCGGTGCCCGTGCTGCTGCTGAGTGCCAAGTCGCGCGACAGCGACGTCGACACCGGTTTCGCCGTCGGCGCCGACGACTACGTCATCAAGCCGTTCAGCCCACGGGAGCTGCTGCACCGCGTCAACGGGATCCTGGCCCGCGTCAGGTGA
- the thrB gene encoding homoserine kinase: protein MREVVVGSSVRVRVPASSANLGPGFDSVGLALGLWDTCTATVTDHPGITVDVEGQGAAEVPRDASHLVVRTMLRAWDELGVSAPRGLHLSCHNEVPHGRGLGSSATAIVTGIVAAQGLAEVCRGVAIELDRTFTNDLAARLEGHPDNSSASVYGGLTLSWSDAPELGTRTLRLQPHPEVRPLVFVPAAQLSTAKARSVLPTQIRHGDAALNSARAALLVLALTSHPEHLLDATREWLHQEARRDSFAASMGLVDSLRAAGHAAVVSGAGPSVLVLVRGAEGAAVAGMAGDDWTVLDPGVPAVGAQVEDVTPATPAT, encoded by the coding sequence ATGCGCGAGGTGGTCGTCGGCAGCTCCGTGCGGGTGCGGGTGCCGGCCAGCAGCGCGAACCTCGGGCCGGGTTTCGACTCCGTCGGGCTAGCCCTCGGGCTCTGGGACACCTGCACCGCCACCGTCACCGACCACCCCGGGATCACCGTGGACGTCGAGGGCCAGGGGGCCGCCGAGGTGCCCCGCGACGCCAGCCACCTGGTGGTGCGCACCATGCTGCGCGCCTGGGACGAGCTCGGGGTCAGCGCCCCAAGGGGACTGCACCTGAGCTGCCACAACGAGGTGCCCCACGGCCGTGGGCTCGGCTCGTCAGCGACGGCGATCGTCACCGGAATCGTTGCCGCGCAAGGACTTGCGGAGGTATGCCGCGGGGTCGCCATCGAGCTCGACCGCACCTTCACGAACGACCTGGCGGCCCGGCTCGAGGGCCACCCCGACAACTCCTCCGCCTCCGTCTACGGCGGCCTGACCCTGTCGTGGTCGGATGCGCCGGAGCTGGGCACCCGCACGCTCCGGCTCCAGCCGCACCCGGAGGTCCGACCGCTGGTGTTCGTGCCGGCCGCGCAGCTGTCGACCGCCAAGGCCCGCTCCGTCCTCCCGACGCAGATCCGGCACGGCGACGCGGCCCTGAACTCCGCCCGGGCGGCGCTGCTCGTCCTGGCGCTGACCAGCCACCCTGAGCACCTGCTCGACGCGACCCGTGAGTGGTTGCACCAGGAAGCGCGCAGGGACTCCTTCGCCGCGTCCATGGGGCTGGTCGACTCCCTGCGTGCGGCCGGGCACGCCGCGGTGGTGTCGGGCGCCGGTCCGTCGGTCCTCGTGCTCGTGAGGGGAGCCGAGGGGGCCGCGGTCGCAGGCATGGCCGGCGACGACTGGACGGTCCTCGACCCCGGTGTGCCCGCCGTGGGCGCTCAGGTCGAGGACGTGACTCCGGCGACACCGGCGACCTGA
- the lysA gene encoding diaminopimelate decarboxylase, whose translation MRAHEAGALHAEGYGGPPHWLPWPTDVMELLPQLWPQTVDRDEQGRLTVGGLDVVSLAREFGTAAYVIDEADFRARARAFRDEFGAPFAELGGVDVFYAGKAFLCTEVARWVADEGLSLDVCSGGELAVAQRAGFPAERIGLHGNNKSTAEIRQALSYGVGRIVVDSFDEIDRIVGVAAELGVRAPVMVRVTVGVEAHTHEFIATAHEDQKFGFSLAGGQAAEAVARIVAQPDHLELLGLHSHIGSQIFDTSGFEVSARRLIGLHAEVARVHGIHLPELDLGGGYGIAYTSEHTPLEPGQLGEQMADLVQRELKAVGDGSPDTPTPRISIEPGRAIVGPSTFTLYEVGTVKDVDLGGGAKRTYVSVDGGMSDNIRTALYDADYSCTLASRRSDAKPRLARVVGKHCESGDIVVMDEYLPDDIAPGDLVAVPGTGAYCRSMASQYNHTPRPPVVAVRDGRARVLVRRETVDDLLALDQG comes from the coding sequence ATGCGCGCTCACGAGGCGGGAGCCCTCCATGCCGAGGGGTATGGCGGGCCGCCGCACTGGTTGCCCTGGCCCACCGACGTCATGGAGCTGCTGCCGCAGCTGTGGCCGCAGACCGTAGACCGCGATGAGCAGGGTCGCCTGACGGTCGGAGGCCTCGACGTGGTGAGCCTCGCACGCGAGTTCGGCACGGCGGCATACGTCATCGACGAGGCTGACTTCCGGGCGCGGGCCCGGGCGTTCCGCGACGAGTTCGGCGCGCCGTTCGCCGAGCTCGGTGGGGTGGACGTGTTCTACGCCGGCAAGGCGTTCCTCTGCACGGAGGTCGCGCGCTGGGTCGCCGACGAGGGCCTCAGCCTCGACGTCTGCTCCGGTGGCGAGCTGGCCGTCGCGCAGCGTGCGGGCTTCCCTGCGGAGCGGATCGGGTTGCACGGCAACAACAAGTCGACCGCCGAGATCCGTCAGGCACTGTCCTACGGGGTCGGCCGGATCGTCGTCGACTCGTTCGACGAGATCGACCGGATCGTGGGCGTCGCCGCCGAGCTCGGGGTCCGGGCGCCGGTGATGGTCCGCGTCACGGTGGGCGTGGAGGCGCACACCCACGAGTTCATCGCGACGGCCCACGAGGACCAGAAGTTCGGCTTCTCGCTCGCCGGCGGACAGGCGGCCGAGGCCGTCGCGCGGATCGTCGCGCAGCCCGACCACCTCGAGCTGTTGGGGCTGCACTCCCACATCGGGAGCCAGATCTTCGACACCTCGGGGTTCGAGGTCTCGGCGCGCCGGCTGATCGGCCTGCACGCGGAGGTCGCGCGCGTGCACGGGATCCACCTGCCCGAGCTCGACCTCGGTGGCGGTTACGGCATCGCCTACACCTCGGAGCACACGCCGTTGGAGCCCGGGCAGCTCGGCGAGCAGATGGCCGACCTGGTGCAGCGCGAGCTCAAGGCAGTCGGCGACGGCAGCCCCGACACCCCGACGCCACGGATCTCCATCGAGCCCGGCCGGGCCATCGTCGGACCGAGCACCTTCACCCTCTACGAGGTGGGCACGGTCAAGGACGTCGACCTGGGCGGGGGAGCCAAGCGCACCTACGTGTCGGTCGACGGCGGGATGAGCGACAACATCCGCACCGCCCTCTACGACGCCGACTACTCGTGCACCCTCGCCAGCCGCCGCTCCGACGCGAAACCGCGACTGGCCCGCGTGGTCGGGAAGCACTGCGAGAGCGGCGACATCGTCGTGATGGACGAGTACCTGCCCGACGACATCGCCCCCGGCGACCTGGTCGCGGTGCCGGGCACCGGCGCCTACTGCCGCAGCATGGCCAGCCAGTACAACCACACCCCCCGGCCCCCGGTCGTCGCGGTGCGGGACGGCCGGGCGCGGGTGCTCGTCCGTCGCGAGACGGTCGACGACCTGCTGGCCCTCGACCAGGGCTGA
- a CDS encoding homoserine dehydrogenase: MSENQQVTQEAPLRVALLGCGVVGSSVARMLVEHGDDLAARVGRRLELVGIAVRRAGKDRSDLPVDPALFTTDAESLVTRADIVVEVIGGIEPARSLIELAMKSGASVVSANKALLAEAGPALYAEAAEHGVDLYYEAAVAGAIPILRPIRESLAGDEVRKVLGIVNGTTNYVLDKMDTTGQGFAEAVEQAQALGYAEADPTADVEGFDAAAKAAILASLAFHTRVSSDQVYREGITEVSAADVQAAREMDCVVKLLAICERTETIGSDGRSTAGVSVRVHPAMIPRSHPLGGVRDAFNAVFVEADAAGQLMFYGKGAGGDPTASAVLGDVVAVARHRVGGGRGHGESAYADLPVLEMGQALTRYHISLDVADRPGVLAQVATSFAEHAVSIETVRQHIIAADPDGPDGDAGETRANLIVVTHTAPDAALSATVRALSGLDTVREVVSVMRVEGA; the protein is encoded by the coding sequence GTGAGCGAGAACCAGCAGGTCACGCAGGAGGCGCCCCTCAGGGTTGCCCTCCTCGGGTGCGGGGTGGTCGGGTCGTCGGTGGCCCGGATGCTCGTCGAGCACGGTGACGACCTCGCCGCACGCGTGGGGCGCCGTCTCGAGCTGGTGGGCATCGCCGTCCGCCGTGCGGGCAAGGACCGCTCCGACCTGCCCGTCGACCCTGCGCTGTTCACGACCGACGCCGAGTCCCTGGTCACCCGGGCCGACATCGTCGTGGAGGTGATCGGGGGGATCGAGCCGGCCCGCAGCCTGATCGAGCTGGCGATGAAGAGCGGTGCCTCGGTGGTGTCCGCCAACAAGGCCCTGCTGGCCGAGGCCGGTCCGGCGCTCTACGCGGAGGCGGCCGAGCACGGGGTCGACCTCTACTACGAGGCCGCGGTCGCCGGCGCGATCCCGATCCTGCGCCCGATCCGCGAGTCGCTCGCGGGTGACGAGGTGCGCAAGGTGCTCGGGATCGTCAATGGCACCACCAACTACGTGCTCGACAAGATGGACACGACCGGTCAGGGCTTCGCCGAGGCGGTCGAGCAGGCGCAGGCGCTCGGCTACGCAGAGGCCGACCCGACAGCTGACGTCGAGGGGTTCGACGCAGCGGCCAAGGCCGCCATCCTGGCCTCCCTCGCCTTCCACACCCGCGTGTCCAGCGACCAGGTCTACCGCGAGGGCATCACCGAGGTGAGCGCTGCGGACGTGCAGGCTGCCCGCGAGATGGACTGCGTGGTCAAGCTGCTCGCGATCTGCGAGCGCACCGAGACGATCGGCTCCGACGGCCGCTCGACGGCCGGGGTGAGCGTCCGCGTGCACCCGGCGATGATCCCGAGGTCGCACCCCCTCGGCGGCGTCCGAGACGCGTTCAACGCCGTCTTCGTCGAGGCCGACGCCGCGGGTCAGCTGATGTTCTACGGCAAGGGTGCGGGGGGCGACCCCACTGCCAGCGCGGTCCTGGGCGACGTCGTGGCGGTGGCCCGTCATCGCGTCGGCGGAGGCCGCGGCCACGGTGAGAGCGCCTACGCCGACCTGCCCGTGCTCGAGATGGGCCAGGCGCTCACGAGGTACCACATCAGCCTCGACGTCGCCGACCGTCCGGGTGTCCTCGCGCAGGTCGCGACCTCGTTCGCCGAGCACGCCGTGTCGATCGAGACCGTGCGCCAGCACATCATCGCGGCCGACCCGGACGGGCCCGACGGCGACGCGGGGGAGACCCGTGCGAACCTCATCGTCGTGACCCACACCGCCCCCGACGCCGCGCTGTCCGCGACCGTCCGTGCCCTGTCCGGTCTCGACACGGTGCGTGAGGTCGTGTCCGTGATGCGGGTGGAGGGCGCCTGA
- the rho gene encoding transcription termination factor Rho: MTDTTTLDTAGSQDEKPRRSGALSTMKVAELQGLAASMGITGTAKMRKGDLVTAIKDRQSGTGAPTRRTAPQQERPARAETPAAEQPTRSEGTERRDAAPAREASERSDAGDRPARTRGGRGQQDDRQRGDRGQQDDRQRGDRGQQDDSQRGDRGQQDDSQRGDRQRGDRGQQDDRQRGDRGQQDDSQRGDRQRGDRGQQDDSQRGDRQRGDRGQQDDRQQDERNRDQQGGRTQGGRDQGDRNQGAQDDRDQSGRNQTQNQQGYDDDGEGRGGRRRNRNRNRNRDKRGQRGDYGNDYDSEPMLEEDDVLVPVAGILDVLDNYAFVRTSGYLPGPGDVYVPLGMVKKNGMRKGDAVTGAVKAQREDAPQNQRQKFNALVRLDTVNGMSAEDARKRIEFGKLTPLYPQQRLRLETDPSLLTTRVIDLVAPIGKGQRGLIVAPAKAGKTMVMQAIANAITTNNPECHLMVVLVDERPEEVTDMQRAVKGEVISSTFDRPAEDHTTVAELAIERAKRLVEMGHDVVVLLDSITKLGRAYNLAAPASGRILSGGVDSAALYPPKKFFGAARNIENGGSLTILATALVETGSRMDEVIFEEFKGTGNMELKLDRGLANRRIFPAVDINNSGTRKEEILLSGDELKIMWKLRRVLAALDQQQGIELLIDRLKKTKSNIEFLMQVQQSSSIRLDDDDRD; this comes from the coding sequence GTGACAGACACCACCACGCTCGACACTGCGGGTTCGCAGGACGAGAAGCCGCGCCGCTCCGGTGCTCTCAGCACCATGAAGGTGGCCGAGCTCCAGGGCCTGGCCGCGAGCATGGGCATCACCGGCACGGCCAAGATGCGCAAGGGCGACCTCGTCACCGCCATCAAGGACCGGCAGTCGGGCACGGGCGCACCGACCCGGCGCACCGCACCGCAGCAGGAGCGACCGGCGCGAGCCGAGACGCCCGCAGCAGAGCAGCCGACCCGCAGCGAGGGCACCGAGCGTCGGGACGCCGCACCGGCCCGTGAGGCCTCCGAGCGCAGCGACGCGGGAGACCGGCCGGCCCGGACCCGTGGCGGCCGTGGCCAGCAGGACGACCGCCAGCGCGGTGACCGTGGCCAGCAGGACGACCGCCAGCGCGGTGACCGTGGCCAGCAGGACGACTCCCAGCGCGGTGACCGTGGCCAGCAGGACGACTCCCAGCGCGGTGACCGCCAGCGCGGTGACCGTGGCCAGCAGGACGACCGCCAGCGCGGTGACCGTGGCCAGCAGGACGACTCCCAGCGCGGTGACCGCCAGCGCGGTGACCGTGGCCAGCAGGACGACTCCCAGCGCGGTGACCGCCAGCGCGGTGACCGTGGCCAGCAGGACGACCGCCAGCAGGACGAGCGCAACCGGGACCAGCAGGGTGGCCGCACCCAGGGCGGCCGGGACCAGGGCGACCGCAACCAGGGCGCCCAGGACGACCGTGACCAAAGTGGTCGCAACCAGACCCAGAACCAGCAGGGTTATGACGACGACGGCGAGGGTCGTGGCGGTCGCCGCCGCAACCGCAACCGGAACCGCAACCGCGACAAGCGCGGACAGCGCGGCGACTACGGCAACGACTACGACAGCGAGCCGATGCTCGAGGAGGACGACGTCCTGGTGCCGGTCGCCGGCATCCTCGACGTCCTCGACAACTACGCCTTCGTCCGCACCTCGGGCTACCTGCCGGGCCCCGGTGACGTCTACGTGCCGCTGGGCATGGTCAAGAAGAACGGCATGCGCAAGGGCGATGCCGTCACCGGTGCCGTCAAGGCACAGCGCGAGGACGCACCACAGAACCAGCGACAGAAGTTCAACGCGCTGGTGCGGCTCGACACCGTCAACGGCATGTCCGCCGAGGATGCCCGCAAGCGCATCGAGTTCGGCAAGCTCACGCCGCTCTACCCGCAGCAGCGCCTGCGGCTCGAGACCGACCCGAGCCTGCTGACGACCCGGGTGATCGACCTGGTCGCACCCATCGGCAAGGGCCAGCGCGGGCTGATCGTGGCCCCCGCCAAGGCTGGCAAGACGATGGTCATGCAGGCCATCGCCAACGCCATCACGACCAACAACCCTGAGTGCCACCTCATGGTCGTCCTCGTCGACGAACGACCCGAAGAGGTCACCGACATGCAGCGGGCCGTCAAGGGCGAGGTCATCTCCTCGACCTTCGACCGCCCGGCGGAGGACCACACGACGGTGGCCGAGCTGGCCATCGAGCGGGCCAAGCGCCTGGTCGAGATGGGTCACGACGTGGTCGTGCTGCTCGACTCGATCACCAAGCTGGGGCGCGCCTACAACCTCGCCGCCCCTGCGAGTGGCCGGATCCTGTCCGGTGGGGTCGACTCGGCTGCCCTGTACCCGCCCAAGAAGTTCTTCGGCGCGGCCCGCAACATCGAGAACGGCGGCTCGCTGACGATCCTGGCCACCGCGCTCGTGGAGACCGGCTCGCGGATGGACGAGGTGATCTTCGAGGAGTTCAAGGGCACCGGCAACATGGAGCTCAAGCTCGACCGTGGCCTGGCCAACCGCAGGATCTTCCCCGCGGTCGACATCAACAACTCGGGCACCCGCAAGGAGGAGATCCTCCTGTCGGGCGACGAGCTGAAGATCATGTGGAAGCTGCGCCGGGTGCTCGCTGCGCTCGACCAGCAGCAGGGCATCGAGCTGCTGATCGACCGGTTGAAGAAGACCAAGAGCAACATCGAGTTCCTGATGCAGGTGCAGCAGAGCTCGTCGATCCGCCTCGACGACGACGACCGGGACTGA
- the thrC gene encoding threonine synthase, with product MPSLWRGVIREYADRLPMLEGAPVVTLQEGGTPLVPAEHLSELTGAEVYVKYEGLNPTGSFKDRGMTAAISMAAKHGAKAVICASTGNTSASAAAYATKAGMACAVLVPEGKIAMGKLSQAIAHGATLLQVDGNFDDCLTLARKLAEAYPVELVNSVNPARIEGQKTASFEVVDALGDAPDIHCLPVGNAGNITAYWKGYREYHRSSEQPGPATRLPQMWGFQAAGAAPIVLGHPVDEPDTIATAIRIGNPASWQQAEAARDESGGRIESVTDEQILTAHRILSAREGIFVEPGSAASVAGLLQAAEAGQVPAGATIVCTVTGHGLKDPQWALRNADGSDVAPTRVPVDAFTAARALGLQD from the coding sequence ATGCCCAGCCTGTGGCGCGGCGTGATCCGCGAGTATGCCGACCGCCTCCCGATGCTCGAGGGCGCACCGGTGGTGACCCTCCAGGAGGGCGGCACCCCGCTCGTGCCGGCCGAGCACCTGTCGGAGCTCACCGGCGCCGAGGTGTACGTGAAGTACGAGGGGCTCAACCCCACGGGGTCGTTCAAGGACCGCGGGATGACCGCCGCGATCTCGATGGCGGCCAAGCACGGGGCCAAGGCGGTGATCTGCGCGTCGACGGGCAACACCAGTGCCAGCGCCGCGGCATACGCGACGAAGGCAGGCATGGCCTGCGCGGTGCTCGTGCCCGAGGGCAAGATCGCCATGGGCAAGCTCAGCCAGGCGATCGCGCACGGCGCGACGCTGCTCCAGGTGGACGGCAACTTCGACGACTGCCTGACCCTGGCCCGCAAGCTCGCCGAGGCCTACCCGGTGGAGCTGGTCAACTCGGTCAACCCGGCCCGCATCGAGGGCCAGAAGACCGCGTCCTTCGAGGTCGTCGACGCGCTCGGCGACGCCCCCGACATCCACTGCCTCCCGGTCGGTAACGCCGGCAACATCACCGCCTACTGGAAGGGCTACCGCGAGTACCACCGCAGCAGCGAGCAGCCCGGCCCGGCGACGCGGCTCCCGCAGATGTGGGGCTTCCAGGCCGCCGGTGCCGCGCCGATCGTGCTCGGCCACCCGGTCGACGAGCCCGACACCATCGCCACCGCGATCCGCATCGGCAACCCCGCGTCGTGGCAGCAGGCCGAGGCCGCGCGCGACGAGTCGGGCGGGCGCATCGAGTCGGTGACCGACGAGCAGATCCTCACGGCCCACCGCATCCTCAGCGCCCGCGAGGGCATCTTCGTCGAGCCGGGTTCGGCGGCATCCGTCGCCGGCCTGCTGCAGGCCGCCGAGGCCGGGCAGGTCCCGGCCGGGGCGACCATCGTCTGCACCGTCACCGGGCACGGGCTCAAGGACCCGCAGTGGGCGCTGCGCAACGCCGACGGCTCCGACGTCGCCCCGACCCGGGTGCCGGTCGACGCGTTCACCGCGGCGCGGGCGCTGGGTCTGCAGGACTGA
- a CDS encoding glycosyltransferase family 2 protein, with translation MSVDGVLEGLRSAVVWLMDVTSVPILVYFTVINLSYLTLIVLAAIDFRAQHRRREAVVETFGGALTPGVSLLVPAYNEEVGIVTSVQAILSLRYPRHEVVVIDDGSTDGTFERLRAAFDLVAIPREIPRDVPIRARIIDVHVPSDGRTRLVVVRKENSGRSEALNVGINAASEPLIAMIDADSILEPDALLRVTQPFADDPIRMVAAGGAIRPVNGSRVVSGRIVRVQMPQQWLARIQVVEYLRAFLLGRTGWSRFGALILISGAFGLFRRDVIVDAGGLDPDSIGEDFELVLRIHRRLHDEGRDYRVGFVPEPVLWTEVPSTLKVLRNQRRRWHRGLWETLWAYRGMLLRKRYGKVGMVALPYYWVFELCAPLLEFFGILIVPLAVFLGVVNIPYAILFLVLAYGLAVLVTLSAMAAEEWSFHRHERWRDLWLTLLASVLENIGYRQLTVWWRLEGWWASLRRKQQVWGVMTRTGFDDGAA, from the coding sequence ATGAGCGTCGATGGTGTCCTCGAGGGACTGCGGTCGGCAGTCGTCTGGCTGATGGACGTCACGTCCGTGCCGATCCTCGTCTACTTCACCGTCATCAACCTGTCCTACCTCACGCTGATCGTGCTGGCGGCCATCGACTTCCGGGCCCAGCACCGGCGCCGTGAGGCGGTCGTCGAGACCTTCGGGGGAGCGCTGACCCCCGGGGTGTCCCTGCTGGTCCCGGCCTACAACGAGGAGGTCGGCATCGTCACCTCGGTGCAGGCCATCCTCTCGCTGCGCTACCCGCGCCACGAGGTCGTCGTCATCGACGACGGGAGCACCGATGGCACCTTCGAGCGGCTCCGCGCCGCCTTCGACCTGGTCGCCATCCCACGGGAGATCCCGCGGGACGTGCCGATCCGGGCGCGCATCATCGACGTGCACGTGCCCAGCGACGGTCGCACCCGGCTCGTCGTGGTCCGCAAGGAGAACTCCGGTCGGTCCGAGGCGCTCAACGTCGGCATCAACGCCGCCAGCGAGCCGCTCATCGCGATGATCGACGCCGACTCGATCCTCGAGCCCGACGCCCTCCTGCGGGTCACCCAGCCGTTCGCCGACGACCCGATCCGGATGGTCGCCGCGGGTGGGGCGATCCGGCCGGTCAACGGCAGCCGGGTGGTCTCGGGTCGCATCGTCCGCGTCCAGATGCCCCAGCAGTGGCTGGCCCGGATCCAGGTCGTCGAGTACCTCCGGGCCTTCCTCCTCGGCCGCACGGGCTGGTCGCGGTTCGGGGCGCTCATCCTGATCAGCGGTGCGTTCGGCCTGTTCCGCCGGGACGTGATCGTCGACGCCGGAGGGCTCGACCCCGACAGCATCGGTGAGGACTTCGAGCTGGTGCTGCGGATCCACCGGCGGCTGCACGACGAGGGTCGCGACTACCGCGTCGGGTTCGTGCCCGAGCCGGTGCTGTGGACCGAGGTCCCGTCCACCCTCAAGGTGCTGCGCAACCAGCGTCGACGCTGGCACCGCGGACTGTGGGAGACGCTGTGGGCCTACCGGGGGATGCTCCTGCGCAAGCGTTACGGCAAGGTCGGCATGGTCGCCCTGCCGTACTACTGGGTCTTCGAGCTGTGCGCGCCGCTGCTCGAGTTCTTCGGGATCCTCATCGTCCCGCTCGCGGTGTTCCTCGGGGTCGTCAACATCCCCTACGCGATCCTCTTCCTGGTGCTGGCCTACGGCCTCGCGGTCCTGGTCACCCTCTCGGCGATGGCGGCCGAGGAGTGGTCGTTCCACCGGCACGAGCGGTGGCGCGACCTGTGGCTGACCCTCCTCGCCTCGGTGCTCGAGAACATCGGCTACCGCCAGCTGACGGTGTGGTGGCGGCTGGAGGGCTGGTGGGCGAGCCTGCGCCGCAAGCAGCAGGTCTGGGGCGTCATGACGCGCACCGGCTTCGACGACGGTGCAGCGTGA